GAAGCAGGAAGGGATTTCCTTCTTCCTGGTGGACATGAAGTCCCCCGGCATCACCGTGCGCCCGATCATCACGATCGAGGGTGGGCATGAGGTGAACGAGGTCTTCTTCGACGATGTCCGCGTGCCGGCCGACCATCTGGTGGGCGAGGTGAACAAGGGCTGGGACTGCGCGAAGTTCCTGCTGGGCAATGAGCGCTTCGGCCAGGCCCGCGTCGGCGCCAGCCGCGAGCGCATCCGCCGCCTGAAGATGATCGCCAAGGAAACCCTCGATGGCGGCCGCCCGCTGATCGAGGATCCGGAATTCCGCCGCCAGATGACAGAGATGGAGATCGAGCTGAAGGCGCTGGAGATGACCGTGATGCGCGTCATCGCCAACGAGACGAAGCGCGCCGGCACCGGCAAGCCCGACCCCGCGACCTCCGTGCTCAAGATCAAGGGCACCGAGATCCAGCAGGGCGTCTCCGAGCTCCTGATGAAGGCCGCCGGCCCCTATGCCTGGGTGGATGGCGACCCCGACGCCGAGGGCAGCAATGACTGGGATGTGGCGCCTGACTGGGCCTTCGGCCTCGCCGGGATCTACTTCAACTGGCGCAAGCAGAGCATCTACGGCGGGTCCAACGAGATCCAGCGCAACATCATGGCGAAAGCCTTTCTGGGACTGTGATGCACCATGGATTTTGATCTCAACGAGTCCCAGTCGCTCCTGCAGGACAGCATCCGCAAGACGCTGACGGCGAAATACGGCTTCGAGAATCGCAAGGCCTATATGGCCAGCGAAACCGGCTGGAGCCGCGAGATGTGGGCGCAGTACGCCGAGCTGGGTCTGCTCGGCCTGCCCTTTGCGGAGGAGGATGGCGGCTTCGGCGGCGGGCCGGAGGAGACCATGCTCGTCGCCGAGCAGATGGGGCGCCACATCACGCTGGAACCCTGGTTCAGCACCGTCGTGCTGGGCGGCGGCTTCCTGCGCCATGGCGCGGACACCGCCCTGCGGCAGGAGATGGTGGAGGGCGTCGCCGCGGGCGAAACCCTGCTCGCCTTCGCGCAGACCGAGCGGCAGTCCCGCTATGACCTCTTCGACGTGCAGACCACGGCGAAGAAGGATGGCGCGGGCTGGGTCATCACCGGCCGCAAGGGCATGGTGCTGCATGGCGACACGGCGGATCATTTCTTCGTGACCGCCCGCGTCTCCGGCGCGTCGCGCGACAAGGGCGGCATCGGCGTCTTCGTGGTGCCCGCCACGGCCGATGGCGTGTCGGTGCGCGGCTTCCGCACGGTGGATGGCCAGCGCGCGGCGGAGGTGGATTTCACCGGCGCCCGCGCCACCCATGTGCTGGGCGATGCCGAGGGCGGCCTGCCGCTGGTGGATCGCGTGGTGGATGAGGCCATCGCGGTGCTGGCCGCCGAGGCGATCGGCGCGATGGACGTGGTCCATGCCATGACGCTCGACTACATGAAGACGCGCCAGCAATTCGGCCGCGCCATCGGCAGCTTCCAGGCGCTGCAGCACAAGGCGGCGGACATGCTGGTGGCGATCGAGCAGTCGCGCAGCATGGCCTATTTCGCCACCATGGCGGCGCAGGGCAGTGATGCGGCAGAGCGGCGGCGCAACATGCACGCGGTGAAGGCGCAGATCGGCCGCTCGCAGCGGCTGGTGGGCCAGCAGAGCATCCAGCTGCATGGCGGCATCGCCATGACGATGGAATACGCCGCCGGCCACTACTTCAAGCGGCTGACGGTGAACGAGGCGATGTTCGGCGATACCGACCATCACCTGCGCGCGCTGGCGGATGCGGGCGGCCTGGTTCAGGCCGCCTGAGACGGCCTGGCCCGCGCCTTATCGGGTGCGGGCTGGAGCCGAGGTGCCGCTGGAACTGGAATTGCCTGGCACTGAGGCGGCCAGGGCCGCGGCAGCGATCAAAGGCAATGCGATCAGGCTGGGTGCGGCAAGGCCGAGCCCGGCAGAACCGCCCCCGCCGGCTTCCAGCATGGGGCGCGTCATGGGCTGTGCCGCCGGCTGGCCGGGCGCCGGAAGCCGCGGGCGCGGCGCACGCACCAGGGGCGGCCCATCCACCCCGCGTGGCGGAATGACGATATCCGCCCCCGCCGGCACCACGACGACGCGCTGCTGCGCGACCGCCGGGCCCGTCAGCGCGGGCGCGGCGAGCATCGCCAGAGCAACCAAGGCCAGATTCATGCAACGCATGGTTGTTCGTAATCCCGGCCGCCCCGCCGGGGCAAGCGGAATCAGCGCCCCAGCACCTGCCGCGCGATGATGACGCGCATGATCTCGTTCGTCCCCTCCAGGATGCGGTGCACGCGCAGATCGCGCACGATCTTCTCGATGCCGTAGTCGGCCAGGTAGCCATAGCCGCCGAGCAATTGCAGCGCCTCATCCGCCACGCGGTGGCCCACATCGGTGACGTGGCGCTTGGCCATGGCGCAGAAGAGCGTGGCGTCGGGCGCCTTCTGGTCCAGCTTGGTGCAGGCGCGCCAGAGGAAGGTGCGCGCCACCTCCAGCTCCGTCGCCATGTCGGCCAGGCGGAACTGCGTCGCCTGGAAATCCGAGATCGCCTTGCCGAAGGCGCGGCGCGTCTTCACGTAGTCCAGCGCGATGTCGAGCGCGGCCTGCGCGCCGCCCAGCGAACAGGCGGCGATGTTCAGCCGGCCGCCATCCAGCCCCGCCATGGCGTAGCGGAAGCCCTGGCCCTCCTCGCCCAGCAGGGCCTCGGCGGGCACGCGCGTGTTCTCGAAGATCACCTGGCGCGTGGGCTGCGCGTTCCAGCCCATCTTCTTCTCATTCGCCCCGAAGCTGAGCCCCGGCGCCTCCTTCGGCACCAGCATCGCCGAGACGCCATCGGCCCCCGGCCCACCTGTGCGCGCCATGGTGAGATACAGGTCGGACGCGCCGGCGCCGCTGATGAACTGCTTCACGCCGTCCATCACATAGCCTTCGTTGTCGCGCTTCGCCTTCGTCGCGAGCGCCACCGCATCGCTGCCCGAACCCGGCTCGGTGAGGCAGTAGGAGGCGATCTTCTCCATGGTCAGCAGGCTGGGCAGCCATTGCGCGCGCTGCGCCTCGCCGCCCCAGCGGTCGATCATCCAGGCGACCATGTTGTGGATCGAGAGGAAGGCGCTGGTGGTGGGGCAGCCCGTCGCCAGCGCCTCGAACACCACCGCGGCGTCGAGCCGCGTGAGGCCGGAGCCGCCGCTTTCCTCGCGCACATAAAGCCCCGCCATGCCGAGGCCCGCCGCCTCGCGGAACACGTCCACCGGGAAGTGGCGCTCCTCGTCCCAGCGAAGCGCGTGGGGGGCGATGCGCTCGCGCGCGAAATCCAGCGCGGTGTCTCGCAGCGCCTTGGTGTCCTCGGGCAGGTCAAACATGCGTGGCCTCCAGGGCGGCCCAGCGGGCGCGGGTGGCTTCGACATTGCGGCGCTTCACCGGGCCGAAGCCCTTGATGCCGGCCGCCGCCTCGGCCCATTCGCAGGCTTGGGCGTAATTGGTGGGGTGCAGGCCCGCGAGCAGCTTTTCGATGCCAGCGC
This region of Sediminicoccus rosea genomic DNA includes:
- a CDS encoding acyl-CoA dehydrogenase family protein is translated as MELRFTEAELNFRQEVRDFLAAECPAETRAHMIAGKSPTKAMVVEWQRKLNARGWAAPEWPVEHGGPGWSPAQKYIFREELQMWPAPSPLGFNINMCGPVIIEFGTEEQKKRFLPRMRNLDDWWCQGFSEPGAGSDLAGLKTKAVLENGEWVINGQKTWTTLAQHADWIFVLARTDPAAKKQEGISFFLVDMKSPGITVRPIITIEGGHEVNEVFFDDVRVPADHLVGEVNKGWDCAKFLLGNERFGQARVGASRERIRRLKMIAKETLDGGRPLIEDPEFRRQMTEMEIELKALEMTVMRVIANETKRAGTGKPDPATSVLKIKGTEIQQGVSELLMKAAGPYAWVDGDPDAEGSNDWDVAPDWAFGLAGIYFNWRKQSIYGGSNEIQRNIMAKAFLGL
- a CDS encoding acyl-CoA dehydrogenase family protein, whose amino-acid sequence is MDFDLNESQSLLQDSIRKTLTAKYGFENRKAYMASETGWSREMWAQYAELGLLGLPFAEEDGGFGGGPEETMLVAEQMGRHITLEPWFSTVVLGGGFLRHGADTALRQEMVEGVAAGETLLAFAQTERQSRYDLFDVQTTAKKDGAGWVITGRKGMVLHGDTADHFFVTARVSGASRDKGGIGVFVVPATADGVSVRGFRTVDGQRAAEVDFTGARATHVLGDAEGGLPLVDRVVDEAIAVLAAEAIGAMDVVHAMTLDYMKTRQQFGRAIGSFQALQHKAADMLVAIEQSRSMAYFATMAAQGSDAAERRRNMHAVKAQIGRSQRLVGQQSIQLHGGIAMTMEYAAGHYFKRLTVNEAMFGDTDHHLRALADAGGLVQAA
- a CDS encoding acyl-CoA dehydrogenase family protein, which encodes MFDLPEDTKALRDTALDFARERIAPHALRWDEERHFPVDVFREAAGLGMAGLYVREESGGSGLTRLDAAVVFEALATGCPTTSAFLSIHNMVAWMIDRWGGEAQRAQWLPSLLTMEKIASYCLTEPGSGSDAVALATKAKRDNEGYVMDGVKQFISGAGASDLYLTMARTGGPGADGVSAMLVPKEAPGLSFGANEKKMGWNAQPTRQVIFENTRVPAEALLGEEGQGFRYAMAGLDGGRLNIAACSLGGAQAALDIALDYVKTRRAFGKAISDFQATQFRLADMATELEVARTFLWRACTKLDQKAPDATLFCAMAKRHVTDVGHRVADEALQLLGGYGYLADYGIEKIVRDLRVHRILEGTNEIMRVIIARQVLGR